One window of the Rosa rugosa chromosome 3, drRosRugo1.1, whole genome shotgun sequence genome contains the following:
- the LOC133740875 gene encoding floral homeotic protein DEFICIENS isoform X1 produces MARGKIQIKRIENVTNRQVTYSKRRNGLFKKANELTVLCDAKVSLLMVSSSGKLHEFISPSTTTKQVYDEYQKLLGIDLWKSHYETMQENLKKLKEINKSLRRQISHRVGECLNDLRFAELHSLEKEMESAVEVVRNRKLKLISNQIDTKRKKIRNATECNRRLYEYDAMEEPHYGLVDDGGDYYDSAVIGYSANEDPHNVFPLRLQPSHHPNLHRGGGSSDLTTYSLL; encoded by the exons ATGGCGAGAGGTAAGATCCAGATCAAGAGGATAGAGAACGTGACGAATAGGCAGGTCACCTACTCCAAGAGAAGGAACGGCCTGTTCAAGAAGGCCAATGAGCTCACTGTTCTCTGTGATGCTAAGGTTTCTCTCCTCATGGTTTCCTCTTCCGGAAAGCTTCATGAATTCATCAGCCCCTCCACCAC GACAAAGCAAGTGTACGATGAGTACCAGAAGCTCCTCGGAATTGACCTTTGGAAATCGCACTATGAG ACAATGCAAGAAAATTTGAAGAAGCTGAAAGAGATAAATAAGAGTCTTAGGAGGCAGATCAG CCACAGGGTGGGCGAGTGTTTGAACGATCTGAGATTCGCTGAACTGCACAGTCTTGAGAAAGAAATGGAAAGCGCTGTAGAAGTTGTTCGTAATCGCaag CTGAAGCTGATCTCCAATCAGATTGATACCAAGAGGAAAAAG ATTCGGAATGCAACAGAGTGCAACAGGAGACTCTATGAATAT GATGCAATGGAGGAACCACACTACGGATTGGTTGACGATGGAGGAGATTATTATGATTCTGCCGTCATTGGCTACTCAGCAAATGAAGACCCTCACAATGTATTTCCTTTAAGGCTGCAACCTTCTCATCATCCTAATCTTCACCGCGGAGGAGGAAGTTCAGATCTTACGACCTACTCTTTGCTTTGA
- the LOC133740875 gene encoding floral homeotic protein DEFICIENS isoform X2 gives MARGKIQIKRIENVTNRQVTYSKRRNGLFKKANELTVLCDAKVSLLMVSSSGKLHEFISPSTTTKQVYDEYQKLLGIDLWKSHYETMQENLKKLKEINKSLRRQISHRVGECLNDLRFAELHSLEKEMESAVEVVRNRKLKLISNQIDTKRKKDAMEEPHYGLVDDGGDYYDSAVIGYSANEDPHNVFPLRLQPSHHPNLHRGGGSSDLTTYSLL, from the exons ATGGCGAGAGGTAAGATCCAGATCAAGAGGATAGAGAACGTGACGAATAGGCAGGTCACCTACTCCAAGAGAAGGAACGGCCTGTTCAAGAAGGCCAATGAGCTCACTGTTCTCTGTGATGCTAAGGTTTCTCTCCTCATGGTTTCCTCTTCCGGAAAGCTTCATGAATTCATCAGCCCCTCCACCAC GACAAAGCAAGTGTACGATGAGTACCAGAAGCTCCTCGGAATTGACCTTTGGAAATCGCACTATGAG ACAATGCAAGAAAATTTGAAGAAGCTGAAAGAGATAAATAAGAGTCTTAGGAGGCAGATCAG CCACAGGGTGGGCGAGTGTTTGAACGATCTGAGATTCGCTGAACTGCACAGTCTTGAGAAAGAAATGGAAAGCGCTGTAGAAGTTGTTCGTAATCGCaag CTGAAGCTGATCTCCAATCAGATTGATACCAAGAGGAAAAAG GATGCAATGGAGGAACCACACTACGGATTGGTTGACGATGGAGGAGATTATTATGATTCTGCCGTCATTGGCTACTCAGCAAATGAAGACCCTCACAATGTATTTCCTTTAAGGCTGCAACCTTCTCATCATCCTAATCTTCACCGCGGAGGAGGAAGTTCAGATCTTACGACCTACTCTTTGCTTTGA
- the LOC133738543 gene encoding uncharacterized protein LOC133738543 isoform X2: MAGDAAAVRSSAVGAWIPADDVLLKNAVEAGASLESLAKGAVHFSQRFTVQELQDRWYSILYDPVVAEEASARMTEFECSAPNSTSKFSRLGSSKENKCVPGKRKAESVRSSYYALRKRICSEPFDPMDLNFILAPSDSNYIVNGDEPLSEHVMTGDPIPNHFGVEGSDMDNTMHHMFPQNLMHDSTAIGGTVTVDTFQIGGFQKPAEEDFLVEQDNLREEAPYIEDNLPITGNESEVKEFGQPKELPDCSMFGAGDLGMEPPCSLDQINNDEINMCSPFEGNQVFNVSASDSSASFHDLEYSTQLPGTHIWSTVPATATPVDVGIRENDTCTRDSFELLDDIGANNTTISGYDIDLRMEMAVSNFKSPASTEVYLAELSNSLLNFTSEEELMFKDEIDKSYYDGLSSLLMSSPKDDVEEHMINLIEPETLMAPVMYPMNPSGTDPAVADDIRVSLPGDDMNCHPEMLMQSSPTALNSQFPEYKDGVICCTLNTEEWEIPCNDDVFLLNHVPLSSTSCKVKEASKPKSKCSSVKDLAVNQRKSDTGPCFMQKEQRNPGKSLGSQSKGSHCIPEVSSKSPLCNFELSKTDPVDVASTSTCHVSGNRGQIDLAKAITNPLPGIMKEDTRDGTLTMCLGYASTESHMANSCVDYDCVRSYPQPYATETNWESDASATIRDHQSLHAEVVPMDNAVSEPEVNPVTTDFEGLFDSDDDIPCYSDIEAMILDMDLDPDDQEMYHGEEVSRYQDDDTRRAIMRLEQGAYSYMQRAIASHGAFAILYGRHSKHYIKKPEVLLGRTTKDVIVDIDLAREGRGNKVSRQQY, encoded by the exons ATGGCCGGGGACGCAGCTGCGGTGCGGAGCTCGGCCGTCGGTGCTTGGATTCCGGCGGACGATGTTTTGCTCAAGAACGCTGTTGAG GCTGGTGCTTCCTTGGAATCACTTGCTAAAGGTGCGGTTCATTTTTCTCAAAGGTTTACTGTGCAAGAACTGCAAGATCGGTGGTACTCTATCCTATACGATCCAGTTGTGGCTGAAGAGGCTTCTGCTCGCATGACTGAGTTTGAGTGTTCCGCTCCAAATTCCACATCAAAGTTTAGTAGGTTAGGAagttcaaaagaaaacaaatgtgtTCCTGGAAAGAGAAAAGCTGAAAGTGTTCGGAGTAGTTACTATGCTCTGCGTAAAAGGATCTGCAGTGAGCCATTTGACCCCATGGACCTCAATTTTATACTTGCACCCAGTGACAGCAACTATATTGTAAATGGAGATGAGCCTCTATCTGAACATGTCATGACTGGAGATCCAATCCCAAACCATTTTGGAGTTGAGGGATCAGATATGGACAATACCATGCATCATATGTTTCCACAAAATCTGATGCATGACAGCACTGCTATTGGTGGTACTGTTACTGTGGATACATTTCAGATTGGAGGGTTCCAGAAGCCTGCTGAAGAAGATTTTTTAGTTGAGCAAGATAATCTACGTGAAGAAGCTCCTTACATTGAAGACAATCTGCCTATCACAGGGAATGAATCTGAGGTCAAGGAATTCGGTCAACCAAAGGAATTGCCGGATTGCAGCATGTTCGGTGCTGGTGATCTAGGAATGGAACCTCCTTGTTCACTTGATCAAATTAATAATGACGAGATAAATATGTGTTCCCCATTTGAAGGGAATCAGGTTTTTAATGTATCTGCTTCAGACAGTAGTGCATCATTTCACGACTTGGAGTATTCAACTCAACTTCCTGGCACACATATCTGGAGCACAGTTCCAGCAACAGCTACACCAGTTGATGTTGGTATCAGAGAGAATGATACGTGTACCAGAGATTCTTTTGAACTTCTTGACGATATTGGTGCTAATAACACTACAATATCAGGGTATGATATTGACTTGAGGATGGAAATGGCAGTCAGTAATTTCAAGAGTCCAGCTAGTACTGAAGTTTATTTGGCAGAATTGTCCAATTCCCTTTTGAACTTTACAAGTGAGGAGGAACTTATGTTCAAAGATGAGATCGATAAGTCTTACTATGATGGCCTGAGCTCACTTTTGATGAGTTCGCCAAAGGATGATGTTGAAGAACACATGATTAATCTAATTGAGCCAGAGACATTGATGGCTCCAGTTATGTACCCTATGAATCCCTCTGGTACAGATCCTGCAGTGGCAGATGACATAAGGGTGTCCCTCCCTGGTGATGATATGAATTGCCATCCAGAGATGCTGATGCAATCATCTCCAACAGCTTTGAACTCTCAGTTTCCCGAATATAAAGATGGAGTTATCTGTTGCACGTTAAATACTGAGGAATGGGAAATTCCATGCAACGATGACGTGTTTCTTCTCAATCATGTGCCATTGTCATCAACTTCCTGTAAAGTAAAAGAAGCCAGTAAGCCAAAGTCGAAATGTTCATCTGTTAAGGATCTCGCAGTTAATCAAAGAAAGAGTGATACGGGCCCCTGCTTTATGCAAAAAGAACAAAGGAATCCTGGAAAATCTCTTGGATCTCAGAGTAAAGGATCACACTGTATACCAGAAGTGAGTTCAAAATCACCTCTGTGTAATTTTGAGTTGTCCAAGACTGACCCCGTTGATGTGGCTTCTACGAGTACATGTCATGTCAGTGGTAATCGGGGTCAAATTGATTTGGCTAAAGCAATCACAAATCCTCTTCCTGGAATTATGAAGGAAGACACCAGAGATGGTACATTGACAATGTGTCTTGGGTATGCCTCAACAGAGTCTCATATGGCAAACTCATGTGTTGATTACGATTGCGTTAGAAGCTATCCTCAGCCATATGCTACTGAGACTAATTGGGAATCTGATGCATCAGCTACAATTAGAGATCATCAATCATTACATGCAGAAGTTGTGCCAATGGATAATGCTGTCTCAGAACCTGAAGTAAACCCAGTGACAACAGATTTTGAGGGTCTTTTCGATAGTGATGATGATATACCATGTTATTCGGATATAGAGGCAATG ATACTTGACATGGATTTGGATCCAGATGACCAAGAAATGTATCATGGTGAGGAAG TCTCAAGATATCAGGATGACGACACTAGGAGAGCAATCATGAGACTGGAGCAGGGTGCTTATTCGTACATGCAAAGAGCCATTGCATCTCATGGAGCATTTGCCATTTTGTATGGGCGTCATTCTAAGCATTATATTAAGAAGCCTGAG